A region from the Carboxydothermus pertinax genome encodes:
- a CDS encoding Ppx/GppA phosphatase family protein, producing MPAVIDIGTNSVRILVGYFKNGQLVEQYRDLKTTRLGEGINSGYLKEEAMERTLRAVLEFIEKARCFTDEIVILATSAARDAKNQEVFVRKVKEACGTNLEILTGEEEAYYSYQGVRYALSFLKEPSVLDLGGGSIEFIWQEEGKTRFQSLPVGAVRLMEASDKFLLLHTLREFVQKISSYLKEPLVAVGGTATSLAAIDLRLEQYDPQKVEGHVLSLSRLIELHNFLESLPLEERKMVPGLLPERADIIVYGNKILIEVLKTAKIPKLIVGEGDLLLGRLREMMVSKENKV from the coding sequence ATGCCAGCGGTAATTGATATTGGTACTAATTCGGTAAGGATATTAGTTGGATACTTCAAAAATGGTCAATTGGTTGAGCAATATCGGGATTTAAAAACCACCCGTTTAGGGGAAGGGATAAATTCTGGTTATTTAAAAGAAGAAGCAATGGAGCGGACCCTCCGGGCAGTTTTAGAATTTATCGAAAAAGCCCGGTGTTTTACCGATGAAATCGTAATATTGGCCACCAGTGCTGCCCGGGATGCCAAAAATCAAGAGGTTTTTGTCCGGAAAGTAAAGGAAGCTTGTGGTACTAACCTTGAAATTTTAACAGGGGAAGAGGAAGCTTATTATTCTTATCAGGGAGTAAGGTATGCTCTATCTTTCTTAAAGGAACCTTCGGTTTTAGACTTAGGGGGAGGCAGTATTGAGTTTATCTGGCAGGAAGAAGGGAAGACTAGGTTTCAAAGCTTGCCGGTTGGCGCAGTAAGGTTAATGGAGGCTTCTGATAAGTTCCTGCTACTTCATACCCTCCGGGAATTTGTGCAAAAAATAAGTTCTTATCTAAAAGAACCGCTAGTGGCAGTAGGGGGGACGGCGACGAGTTTAGCAGCTATTGATTTACGCCTGGAACAGTATGACCCGCAAAAAGTAGAAGGCCACGTATTGTCTTTAAGTAGGCTTATTGAGCTTCACAATTTTTTAGAAAGCCTTCCTTTAGAGGAGCGAAAAATGGTACCGGGGCTTTTGCCCGAACGGGCCGACATTATTGTTTATGGCAATAAAATCTTAATAGAAGTATTAAAAACGGCAAAGATACCAAAGCTTATAGTGGGCGAAGGAGATTTGCTCTTAGGAAGGCTCAGGGAAATGATGGTGTCGAAAGAAAATAAGGTCTAA
- a CDS encoding FtsB family cell division protein, translated as MSRYSAGKGKYKGKKSFWSTVILLFLLYIMVSFGLEVQKLYIMHREVKDLSDEVYELKLDNEKLLADIKRLKNSSYLEARAREMGFVKPGEKVIVIEKKGQGSNASGN; from the coding sequence ATGTCGCGATATTCTGCCGGAAAGGGTAAATATAAAGGGAAAAAATCTTTTTGGTCAACGGTTATTCTGCTATTTCTTTTATATATCATGGTAAGTTTTGGTCTGGAAGTACAAAAACTTTATATCATGCACCGGGAAGTAAAAGACCTTTCTGACGAAGTTTATGAACTGAAACTGGACAACGAGAAGTTACTGGCCGATATCAAAAGGCTTAAAAATAGTTCATACCTGGAAGCCAGGGCCCGGGAAATGGGCTTTGTAAAACCTGGAGAAAAAGTAATAGTGATTGAAAAGAAGGGACAGGGATCAAATGCCAGCGGTAATTGA
- a CDS encoding sigma factor-like helix-turn-helix DNA-binding protein, whose translation MQIEIRGAEKLSFRERQVVVLKEMGHSNEQIAKKLKINVSSVATLYNRAKSKGYQVVIVIPGDHLGLFDPGEEGED comes from the coding sequence ATGCAAATTGAGATTCGGGGAGCAGAAAAATTAAGTTTTCGGGAACGGCAAGTGGTAGTGTTAAAAGAAATGGGACATAGCAATGAGCAAATAGCCAAAAAGCTCAAAATTAATGTAAGTTCGGTGGCGACACTTTACAATCGAGCAAAAAGCAAAGGATATCAAGTAGTAATTGTGATTCCGGGCGATCATTTAGGGCTTTTCGATCCCGGTGAAGAAGGGGAGGATTAA
- the yabQ gene encoding spore cortex biosynthesis protein YabQ has product MGAPVSLETPLREIILFFVAVALGFFFCGLYFLENRLLKRKYRRKKKFLPYFIGDIFYFLLVGSFLVGYFLFLAQGEVRSYGFLGIITGIVLYYFILNKTPVREEKRK; this is encoded by the coding sequence TTGGGAGCGCCTGTTTCGTTAGAAACTCCTTTACGGGAAATTATTTTATTTTTCGTGGCCGTAGCTCTGGGGTTTTTCTTTTGCGGCCTTTATTTTTTGGAAAATCGTTTATTAAAACGTAAATACCGGCGAAAGAAAAAGTTCCTTCCCTATTTTATCGGGGATATATTTTATTTTCTTTTGGTGGGAAGTTTTCTTGTGGGGTATTTTCTTTTTTTAGCCCAGGGGGAAGTAAGAAGTTATGGCTTTCTGGGAATAATTACCGGAATAGTTTTATATTATTTTATTTTAAACAAAACACCAGTTCGAGAGGAAAAACGAAAATAA
- the yabP gene encoding sporulation protein YabP, whose translation MDETVKHKVEIRDRKTIILTGIKQVLSFNDEEILVESVQGFIVLKGEGLFITELNLESGNLTVEGFLKEFSYPEEGPKAKERGKGVWERLFR comes from the coding sequence ATGGACGAGACTGTTAAACATAAAGTGGAAATCCGGGACCGCAAAACGATAATTCTCACTGGAATAAAGCAGGTTTTAAGTTTTAATGATGAGGAGATATTGGTAGAAAGTGTACAGGGTTTTATCGTGCTAAAGGGAGAAGGCCTTTTTATTACGGAGCTAAATCTGGAGTCAGGAAACCTCACAGTAGAAGGCTTTTTAAAAGAATTTTCCTATCCCGAAGAAGGACCTAAAGCTAAAGAAAGGGGCAAAGGGGTTTGGGAGCGCCTGTTTCGTTAG